Part of the Sorghum bicolor cultivar BTx623 chromosome 1, Sorghum_bicolor_NCBIv3, whole genome shotgun sequence genome, GGCCACCCGAGCTTTACAGTGGTTTATCGGAGCTTTAGAACAttcctatattttttttcaagcACACAAACCCTAAGTTCTTATGCACACCAGAGAGGTAGCACTGGTGCTTTTGTAATAGTGTGTTATCAGGAAGCAACAAAGttcaaaaaaaagataaatggaGCTATCCGGTGTGGCACCGAAGAGCAGGATCCACGTTGGACCTGCGGAGGCAGTGGTGACACGGGATCCACATCGAGGGGGCATGTCCTCAAGTGCAGAACATGGTCTAGGGGGCGGCACGACCCAAGGGAGGCAAgaaaaacatttcttacaaaaataaaaatagagaTCCGATCAAAGATATAAAGTGAAGTAATCCAACTTCCCTCTTCCAGAAAAATCTACCTTTTTCAgttcaaagaaagaaaaagaatgcCTTCTTATTTTGGTATGTACTTTCGCTTATCCTATACTGATATAGAGATAATTATTTATCTGTTGTtcgaaaatcttttattcctaaAATAAAATTAGTATTTTATAGGATATCCACCCAACGTTTTAGATTTTACCTCTACTAATATAATACCCTCGATGCTATCACTACTATGAACTTGAGCTCCTGCCTCCTGCCTTATAACGTGGTTCTCTACCGCACTAGCTAGTATATAGAGAAAAGTTTAAATTGTATTCGATCGTGTTTTCTTTCCAAAATAAAATTAGAATTTTTAACCATCTGATCAGGACTCATCGTTCAACCTTATCAGGTAAACCCTAGCCCACCTTAGACGCGCTCTGCCCCTCTTCTCAACGCCGCCACCGCGAGCGCAAGATCATCTCCACCTACCCTCTCTAATTAATGATCGCCTATATATTTCCATCCTTAACCCTTATCATTAGGAAAGTTTTGTAGGGAGAGAGCTTTGGATCGAGGACCCAAAGTCCCCTTTTATGCGCGGTCTAAGCCCTCTAAAGGAGTATGTCAAGTTACAAAACCTCAAGCGTACATCTCTAAGGTATGAAATTCTCATGTTTTTCTCACATGGTAAGTAAAAGTAGCATGAAGCGAGAAGCGAAGTGATTCGTCATCAGACAGCTTAGAATAATGTTTTGTTTACGAGCACCATCTTCTTCGAATTTTGTACGCATATGTATGCATAGATGGGGGGGTCATGCCTGCTGGATCACGTGAGTTGTACATATCTCTGGTGTCGAGCCGCAAACACAGAAACACATTCGTTGGTGAAATGGAAAGTTAAATATGCGATCGTCACGCGGAGCGCAGACATCTTGACACGGCTGGCCCACCCTCTCCTTCTCAGGCacgtctccctctccctctcgcaATCTTCCTCGTGCCCACACACACACCGGCTAGGGTTTCGGCGAGGACTTCATCGGGGTTAGCCGCCAGGTAAGTTCAGCGTCCTCTCTCTCCCCCCTCTTTTTCTCTATCTGCAACGGGCATAGAAGGGGATTCAAGGGGAGAAAGGTCTGTCACATAGTGGAGACGGTGGCCGGGCGGTTAGAGGCCATCGCGGCGATGGAGACAACTGGACTAGGCAAGGCAGAGCTCCATGGCCAGAGCTCACCGCCatgggagggagagggaggcgaGGACGATGAGCCGACATGGTTgagagggagaaggatgaagagGACAGGGGTCGTGATTTGCCCTTTTGGTAAAATGGTAGATctcgtttttctttctttctttcctgAGCAGATCCAGAAGCGACACTCTATACGTCGTGAACCGCCGtgatagacaaaaaaaaaaaaaaaaacctagcCGAGCACTGTACATCGACCACGATTTGAAAGAAGGTCGGCTGGAGGTGGTCAATCACTGCGCGCGGCTGCCACACGCCATGCGAGAGGACGGATCCACCCGACGaggcgacgacggcggcggcctgAGATCTCTCGCCCGACAGGAGATCTCCTGCGACCGCTAATCTCCTCACGAGTGGCGACCGTCGTGCGTGGGCTCTTGGACTCCAAGCGCCGCAGGGCTATCTGCAGGACGCATGCCCGGCCGGCTGCGGCTGGCGGTTGCCAATTCGGGCCTGTGGCTGTGGGCTGTGGCCTCGGCCTCGACCTCGTGCATGCCCTCGTCGCTGCCTCTCTCAGACTTGGCTGAATGGCCGCCGACGCGTGGGGTTGACCATAAGCGGGGTCCATGTGTCATAGATATGGTGTGGCATCACATCCGGTGCCGCTTGGAAATCGCTTTGTCCTCGGCTCCTCGCTCTCTTTCCTTTCCACCCGGCACCCGTTGCCTTTTATTTTGCGAAACTGAAGCGACCACAAACCACGCCTTCGTCGTCGTCTCACAGAACAACCTCTCTCTCTTTTTGACTCGATCGGTGGGTTGTGCTCTGTGTGCTCTAGGGTTTTCCGCCATGTCcacgcgcggcggcggaggaggaggccggcGCGGAGGACGGGGTGAACAAGGAGGAGCCCGTGGAAGCGGGAGCGGCGCTGCCGGTGGTGGCCGAGGGCGCGGCCAGGGCGCCGCTGCAGACCTCGAAGGATTCCGTAAGGACACGCGCGGCGGGGCTGGGCATGGCGATCGTGGCGGCGCCACGACGCCAGGCGCCGCACAGAGAGGCGGCCATGGCCAGCCCCCGTCCCCGCATCCGGCTGCCGGGCCTGGGCGTGGCGGCTACTCTGGAGTTCATCCTCAGCAGGGGCGCGGCCAACAGGTGACAGCGCCGGTGTTGCCCTCGGCGCCGACCCCGGCGGAGGTTGAGGCGGTGAGGCGCCAGGTGGAGAGAAAGGTTGTAGTGGCCGAGGCGCAGGTGGGGCCGCGCCAGggctcgtcgtcgtcctcaCAAGCACCGGCGCCGAGACCGGCGATGCAAGGCAAGGTGCCCGATCAGTTCGCTCCTGTCGGGAGAGGGAGCCCGTCGTTCCCAGCGCAGTCTCCGTCGTCCTTTCAGGCGCCTGCGGTGCGACCGGCTATGCAAGGGAAGCCGCCGGGTCAGGTCGCACCGGCAGCGATCCCATCGTCGTTCCCAGCGCTGGCGCCAGTTCGGGGCCCTACAACCGGACGACCTGCTATGCAACAAGGGAAGCCGCCAGGTCAGGTGGTCGCACCGGCAGCGAGCCCATCGTCGTTCCCAGCGCTGGCGCCGGTGCAGGGGCCTACGCCCGGGCGACCAGCCATGCAAGGGAAGCCGCCCGGTCAAGTCGCACCGGCAGTGCGCCCATCGTCGCTCGCAGCGCCGGTTCAGGGCCCTGCGCCCGGGCGACCGGCCATGCAAGTGAGGCCGCCGGGTCAGATCGCACCGGCGGCAGCGAGCCCATCGTCGCTCCCAGCGTCGGCGCCGGTTCAGGGCCCTGTGCCCGCCGGGCGACCGGCCATGCAAGTGAGGTCGCCAGGTCAGGTCGCACCAGCAGCGACCCTAACGTCActcccagcgccggcgccgccagTTCAGGGCCCTGTGCCAGGGCGACCGGCCATGCAAGTTaggccgccggcgccgggtCAGGTCGTCGCACCGGCATCGGGACCGCAGATGCAAGGGAAGGCGCCGGCCGGTCAAGTGGCGCTTTCGACGCCTGCAGGTACGCTGCCTCCGGCTTCGAGCAAGGCGATGGTGTTCCCCGCGCGGCCGGGGTACGGAACCGTCGGGCGGAGGTGCCAGGTGCGCGCCAATCACGTCCTTGTACAGCTCGCTGACAAGGATATCTACCACTACGATGTACGTATACATGACCCCGGCCTATCTGTGTCTCCAACAAAACCCTACAAGTTTCAAGAAAACCACAGTATATTTATGTCTTCGTTTCACAGGTGACAATCACACCAGAATCGGTGTCAAGGGCAAGAAATAGATGGATCATCAACGAGCTCGTTAGCTTGCACAAGAAACACTTGGACGGGCGGCTTCCTGTTTATGATGGAAGCAAAAGCCTGTTCACGGCAGGGCCACTGCCATTCAAATCCAAAGAGTTTGTGCTCAATCTGACAAACCCTGAGAGAGCAAGCCAAGGGTGTGTTTGAATCCCCTTACCATCCAAGCAAAGTTATATGCACTCTCGAATATGTTTATCTGTGCTAATTAATCGTTTGACTTGCAGCGAGAGAGAGTACAGGGTGGCAATCAAGGATGCTGCAAAAATTGATATGTACAGCCTTAAAATGTTCTTGGCTGGCAGGAATCGGGATCTGCCACAAAACACTATCCAGGCTCTGGATATCGCTTTGAGAGAATTCCCAACTTCTAGGTAATTAATGCATCCATGCACTCGGGCACAATCATTTCATATCTAGAGTATGTCATTGACTTATGAATTATGAAGTGGTTTTAATTCTTTACATCAATTTTGGTGGCAGGTATACATCGATCTCAAAATCGTTTTTCTCACATGAAGCATTTGGAAATGGTGGGCCTCTAGGAAATGGTGTGGAATGCTGGAGGGGTTACTACCAGAGCCTACGCCCTACACAGATGGGGTTGTCCCTTAATATAGGTAGAGTTGTGTGCTTGTACCTAATGCTTTCTGCCTTGAATTGCTTGCTGCTGGCTTATTGTTTTCTTTGTGTATACATATACATGATGGTATTCTAACTTTTGTATCGACCTGTCGCTTTGCCATGAATTGCTTTCAGAGCGCATGCTTCTGAAATAGTAAGAATCCATTATTCCCATATTTGAATTGGTCCTTTATTATCAGAAGTTAGGGCTGCACAGGCTAGCTTTTTGTTATCATGCTAGATGTTTGTCTTTGTACTGTACAGATACACTAAGATAAGATCATGGTGCATAAGCACGACAAAGTATTTCAACTCTGAAGCGTAGCTAGTTTAGTTGAACAATTTGGATTTAACTACTAACTCAACTAAAATTCTGATACCTTTCACCAACCATGCAAAGTATTTTATATGTACACTTTTAAAATCTAAATTCTGAATAAATCAAGTAATCAACAACATGATCAGATATGGTTTAtagcatatttttcctttttcctgccTACTATATGTAGAATTCGTAATTTAtggcatatttttcctttttcctgccTACTATAACAGTATGGCTTTATTTTATGTTTTGAGTTATAACACATCTTTTTCAAACTGATAAGCTCCATGTTGATAATTGTGTCATTAAAGATATGAAGTTTGTTGTTGAAAAcctttacttttgattttgatgAAATTTATATTTCTTCTCTCTCAGATGTTTCTGCAACGTCATTTTTCAAGGCTCAACCTGTTATTGACTTCGCAGTGGATTATCTGAACCTCCATGATACTAAAAGGCGTTTGTCTGATCAGGATCGCATAAAAGTATGGACCATATAGCGCACCTTTGctctgttcgcttgagcttatccgcCGAATCTGCTAACCATTCAGCTTATCTTACCATACCCTCATTTAATTGTCTATATGATTATTTCACCATATATCATGacgttttttttttgcatcacagctgaagaaagcaCTTAAGGGGGTCCGGGTCGCAACCAAGCATAGACATGATATATCCATGCGCTACAGGATTACGGGGCTAACCTCGGCTCCATTAAATGATTTGACGTATCTATTCTACTATATCTTGTTGCATTCCATTTATGCAATCACATCATATCCTTCAATATTTATTTTTGTGTATATACAGGTTTGATCAAGATGGCACAAGGGTGTCAGTTGTGCAGTACTTCAAACAACAATATGACTACTCATTAAAATACACTCACTGGCCATGCCTTCAAGCTGGCAGTGCTAGCAAGCAGATCTATTTACCTATTGAGGTTGCCCTGTTGTGCTTTTTTTCTTTGCCAATTCGATTACTCTAGCATTTTTAGGACTAATATTTCTGtgaatatatttaatttatCAACCTCCTAGATATCTCGATCTATCCATATGTTATTATAACGTTCGTACTTATATATATGCAGGTTTGCAGCATAGTTGAGGGACAACGCTACTCGAGTAAGCTGAATGAGAATCAAGTCAGGAATATCCTGAAGTTGGCCTGTGAGCGACCGTCAGAGAGGGAGAATAGAACTCTTCAGGTGAATATTGTCACTAATCCTATATGCAACTTCACTTTGTAGTTTGTACCTtttcgtgtgtgtgtgtgtgtgtgtgtgtgtatttcCTTTATTCATGCTTTTTAAAGTGAATATGTTGTGTTCATTCTCAGGTATTCAGTAGGAACAACTCCCCTGATGATTCTTATGCAAAAGAATTTGGCCTTAAGGTGATGAACCAACTTACGTTGGTTGATGCTCGAGTGCTCCCAGCTCCAAGGGTAAATGAGTTTCTTCTTTTTTAGTATGATGAAAGAACATCAATTTTTTAGTTGCCATCAATTAACAATCAACCAATATTTTTTAGCTTAAATACCATGACTCTGGAAGAGAGAAGATTTGCAACCCATCCATTGGACAATGGAATATGATTAACAAGGTATCTTGTCTTGTTCTTCTAATCTACATGCATGTATTCTCTCTTCACATAATTTTGTCTATCATTCATGTTACTCGGTTCAGTTGATTATTTGGTTGTAACACTTGTGTAATCCCTAGTTATGTCAACAAATGAAATAATTATGTAATGACTTAAATAGATCTATTAGATTTGtagtccatatatatatatatatgtatcttaTCTTGGAATATTTGGTGAAATTTTCAGAGAATGGTTAATGGAGGATCTATCAAATATTGGGCATGCATAACTTTCGCCTCTCGTTTGCATCCAAATGATATTGCAATGTTTTGTGAGCATCTTGTTGGCATGTGCAATAACATCGGCATGGTAAGTCTATCTCTAGATGGCACTTCTCACACAATCAAATCAAATATGGTAGTTAAAAGtattttacatttttttttggTAGCAAATGAGTACCAGGCCGTGTGCAGAAATCAAGAAAGCACACCAAGACAATTTAGAAGCCGAAATCAGGGGTATCCATTTGCGTTCTGCACAAGTGCTTGCTCAACAAGGTCTAACAGATCAACAACTTGAGTTACTCATCATAATTTTGCCTGATATGAGTGGTTTTTACGGTAAGCTGTTTAAATGGATCTTCAAGGCTGAAGATTCTTTGACCTTTATAATTGACTTTTTTTTCCAAATTAAAGTTCTAATTTCTTGAATTTTACCTGATATGTATAGGAAGGATAAAACGACTTTGTGAAACTGAGCTTGGTTTAATCACTCAGTGTTGTGCGCCTAAGAATGTAAGGAAAGGAGGAAATCAATATCTTGAGAATCTTTCCTTGAAAATCAACGTAAAGGTAGGAAGAAGCAGTGATATGTTATTGTCCACTTTAAAATCAGGTTGAAAGAATAGTGAAAGCATTGCATTTTGCAATTAGGTTGGTGGGAGGAACACAGTACTTGATGATGCTTTAAACCGGAGAATACCGCTTCTGACAGATTGTCCTACAATAGTCTTTGGAGCTGATGTTACCCACCCATCTCCTGGGGAAAGTTCATCTCCATCTATTGCAGCAGTATGGGTTCTCTctgagtttcacatttttcttagTCTTACTCTTAGCTTTTTAGTTTTCATTTGGACAGACATGCCACTACTTGAATGCATTTGTTGGTAGTCACAGAATCTTGTTCTTAATTTATTCGGTTTCAAAgttacctcctttgtaaatattCTTCGTGGA contains:
- the LOC8054169 gene encoding protein argonaute 12; the protein is MSTRGGGGGGRRGGRGEQGGARGSGSGAAGGGRGRGQGAAADLEGFRKDTRGGAGHGDRGGATTPGAAQRGGHGQPPSPHPAAGPGRGGYSGVHPQQGRGQQVTAPVLPSAPTPAEVEAVRRQVERKVVVAEAQVGPRQGSSSSSQAPAPRPAMQGKVPDQFAPVGRGSPSFPAQSPSSFQAPAVRPAMQGKPPGQVAPAAIPSSFPALAPVRGPTTGRPAMQQGKPPGQVVAPAASPSSFPALAPVQGPTPGRPAMQGKPPGQVAPAVRPSSLAAPVQGPAPGRPAMQVRPPGQIAPAAASPSSLPASAPVQGPVPAGRPAMQVRSPGQVAPAATLTSLPAPAPPVQGPVPGRPAMQVRPPAPGQVVAPASGPQMQGKAPAGQVALSTPAGTLPPASSKAMVFPARPGYGTVGRRCQVRANHVLVQLADKDIYHYDVTITPESVSRARNRWIINELVSLHKKHLDGRLPVYDGSKSLFTAGPLPFKSKEFVLNLTNPERASQGEREYRVAIKDAAKIDMYSLKMFLAGRNRDLPQNTIQALDIALREFPTSRYTSISKSFFSHEAFGNGGPLGNGVECWRGYYQSLRPTQMGLSLNIDVSATSFFKAQPVIDFAVDYLNLHDTKRRLSDQDRIKLKKALKGVRVATKHRHDISMRYRITGLTSAPLNDLTFDQDGTRVSVVQYFKQQYDYSLKYTHWPCLQAGSASKQIYLPIEVCSIVEGQRYSSKLNENQVRNILKLACERPSERENRTLQVFSRNNSPDDSYAKEFGLKVMNQLTLVDARVLPAPRLKYHDSGREKICNPSIGQWNMINKRMVNGGSIKYWACITFASRLHPNDIAMFCEHLVGMCNNIGMQMSTRPCAEIKKAHQDNLEAEIRGIHLRSAQVLAQQGLTDQQLELLIIILPDMSGFYGRIKRLCETELGLITQCCAPKNVRKGGNQYLENLSLKINVKVGGRNTVLDDALNRRIPLLTDCPTIVFGADVTHPSPGESSSPSIAAVVASMDWPQVTKYKCLVSSQGHRVEIINGLYTEVRDPQKGNVRGGMIRDLLLSFHKSTGYKPSRIIFYRDGVSEGQFSQVLLYEMDAIRKACASLQEGYQPRVTFVVVQKRHHTRLFPENHRARDQTDRSGNILPGTVVDTKICHPSEFDFYLCSHSGIQGTSRPAHYHVLMDENGFSADALQTLTYNLCYTYARCTRSVSIVPPAYYAHLGAFRARYYIEDDNSDQGSSTGATRTFDPSVPVKQLPKVKEYVQQFMFYC